In the genome of Ancylomarina subtilis, one region contains:
- a CDS encoding ABC transporter permease, with the protein MIYIKMAWRNLWRNKRRTLITITSILFAMFFALVMRSMQKGSYANMVDNVVGTYSGYIQIHAADYWDKKTIEESLDANQFPEEEIGKLADVKGLVPRLESFALASSENVTKGILLTGIIPEKEDVFTGLSDKIVDGNYLESGDGKVMLAEKLAGYLKLRLGDTLVLISTGYHGVSAAGKYAVKGILHFPSPELNKQLVFMNLNDCQAFFGTANRLTSYVVLLDKHSPKIIAQTQDALKAKLSESYEVMSWQEMMPDLVQLIESDNASGKIMLGILYMIIAFGIMGTIMMMTIERMREFGVMVALGMQKFKLGWVVWLETLLMGFMGIVLGSVLSMPVIYHYYLNPIRLTGDAAASIETFGVEPIMPFAWESSFYFNQALVVLVITLITALYPFFKVIKLEPVTALKQK; encoded by the coding sequence ATGATTTATATCAAAATGGCATGGCGTAACTTGTGGCGCAATAAAAGGAGGACTCTGATTACGATTACCTCCATTCTGTTTGCCATGTTTTTTGCTTTGGTGATGCGATCGATGCAGAAGGGGTCCTATGCCAATATGGTGGATAATGTGGTTGGCACATATAGCGGTTATATTCAGATTCATGCTGCCGATTATTGGGATAAAAAGACCATTGAGGAAAGTTTGGATGCCAATCAATTTCCAGAGGAAGAGATTGGCAAGCTTGCGGATGTGAAGGGATTGGTTCCGCGTTTGGAATCTTTTGCTTTAGCTTCTTCTGAGAATGTGACCAAAGGCATCCTTTTGACAGGTATTATTCCTGAAAAGGAAGATGTGTTTACGGGGCTTTCCGATAAAATTGTTGATGGGAATTATCTGGAATCCGGTGACGGTAAAGTGATGTTGGCAGAGAAATTGGCTGGCTATCTGAAATTGAGATTGGGAGATACCCTTGTGCTTATTAGCACGGGTTATCATGGTGTCAGTGCGGCGGGTAAATATGCTGTAAAGGGCATTTTGCATTTTCCATCTCCGGAATTGAACAAGCAGTTGGTGTTTATGAATCTGAATGATTGTCAGGCATTTTTTGGAACGGCCAATCGTTTAACATCCTATGTGGTGCTTTTGGATAAACACAGCCCTAAAATAATTGCTCAAACCCAAGATGCTTTAAAAGCAAAACTGAGCGAATCATATGAAGTGATGAGTTGGCAGGAGATGATGCCCGATTTGGTTCAGTTAATCGAATCGGATAATGCAAGCGGGAAAATCATGTTGGGCATTCTTTATATGATTATTGCCTTTGGAATTATGGGAACCATCATGATGATGACCATTGAACGGATGCGTGAGTTTGGTGTGATGGTTGCTTTGGGTATGCAAAAGTTCAAGTTGGGATGGGTGGTTTGGCTGGAAACACTTTTGATGGGCTTTATGGGGATTGTTCTGGGATCGGTATTGAGCATGCCTGTTATTTATCACTATTATTTAAATCCCATTCGTTTGACGGGAGACGCGGCTGCCAGTATCGAAACTTTTGGGGTGGAGCCAATTATGCCTTTTGCATGGGAGAGTTCATTTTATTTCAATCAGGCCCTGGTGGTGTTGGTCATTACCCTGATAACCGCATTGTATCCATTTTTTAAGGTCATCAAACTGGAACCTGTTACTGCATTAAAACAAAAATGA
- a CDS encoding efflux RND transporter periplasmic adaptor subunit, producing the protein MNRKLVIVASVVLIVALSFIGMNGLKSLKKQPKKDVNRKKVPFVKVEQVVYKSISTPIVEKGRLLSNLEVNLSSEVSGRIVEVGVPLKVGQRFKKGDLLLHIYDQDARMDLQAQKSKFLNKLAQSLPDIRIDYTDRFDAWMDFFNAIKLDENLPALPEINSGKEKVFLASRNILGDYYAIKSSELKLSKYRIYAPFNGSYVQVNTQVGAVAGMGSKLASIIESKRLELQVPVDSEDIKWLHIGDQVDILSSEGDQVASGKLLRKSEFVDEGTQSIAVFVGLNRNSSQLYQGQYLTAKFQGKQIKNAMEIPRNAVFRSNRVFVVEKGLLKEKQISVIKRNENSLIFNGLAEGDILVTSVPVKAAENMKVQFLKN; encoded by the coding sequence ATGAATCGGAAACTTGTTATTGTTGCCTCGGTTGTGTTAATAGTGGCCCTGAGCTTTATTGGAATGAATGGTTTAAAAAGCCTGAAAAAACAACCTAAAAAAGATGTAAATCGAAAAAAAGTTCCCTTTGTGAAAGTGGAGCAGGTGGTCTATAAGTCTATAAGCACCCCCATTGTTGAGAAAGGACGTTTGTTATCGAACTTGGAAGTGAATCTGAGTTCTGAGGTGTCCGGACGTATTGTAGAGGTTGGCGTTCCTTTGAAAGTGGGACAACGATTTAAGAAAGGCGATTTATTGCTTCATATCTATGATCAGGATGCACGCATGGATCTTCAAGCACAAAAGAGTAAGTTTTTAAATAAACTGGCACAAAGTCTGCCCGATATTCGCATCGATTATACGGATCGATTTGATGCCTGGATGGACTTTTTTAATGCAATTAAATTGGATGAAAATTTGCCCGCTTTACCAGAGATCAATTCAGGTAAGGAAAAGGTGTTTTTGGCTAGCCGAAATATTTTGGGCGACTATTATGCCATTAAATCCAGTGAACTGAAATTGTCAAAATATCGTATTTATGCGCCGTTCAATGGCTCTTATGTGCAGGTGAATACACAGGTAGGCGCTGTGGCTGGTATGGGTTCTAAACTTGCTAGTATTATTGAGTCTAAACGCCTGGAGTTGCAGGTTCCTGTCGATTCAGAAGATATCAAATGGCTGCATATTGGTGATCAGGTTGACATTTTATCTTCAGAGGGTGATCAAGTTGCCTCGGGTAAACTATTGAGAAAATCGGAATTTGTTGATGAAGGAACGCAGTCTATAGCCGTTTTTGTAGGACTAAACAGGAACAGTTCCCAGCTTTATCAAGGTCAGTACCTTACCGCAAAATTTCAGGGGAAACAGATTAAAAATGCGATGGAGATTCCTCGTAATGCTGTGTTTCGTTCCAATAGGGTTTTTGTTGTTGAAAAGGGTTTGCTAAAAGAGAAACAAATAAGCGTGATTAAAAGAAATGAGAATTCATTAATCTTTAACGGATTAGCTGAAGGTGATATTCTGGTGACGTCTGTTCCGGTAAAAGCTGCTGAAAATATGAAAGTACAGTTCTTAAAGAATTGA
- a CDS encoding ABC transporter ATP-binding protein, translated as MAVIEVKDIRKVYTETKVPVYAVNGIALSFEKGEFAAIVGPSGSGKTTLLNMLGGIDVPSQGEVIIDHKNIAKLSSRQLIDFRLKNIGFVFQSYNLIPVLTAIENVEFILQLQGQAKQERRERAQQLLNDVGLGDRMNDRPAQLSGGQQQRVAVARALASRPQFVLADEPTANLDSKSTENLLNIMEKLNRDEGITFIFSTHDSRVVRKARRVITIEDGCVVSDKRMASNNR; from the coding sequence ATGGCAGTTATTGAAGTGAAAGATATTCGAAAAGTGTATACTGAAACCAAGGTGCCTGTTTATGCCGTAAATGGCATTGCTCTGAGTTTTGAAAAAGGGGAGTTTGCAGCCATTGTTGGACCATCCGGATCGGGAAAAACCACCCTTCTTAATATGCTGGGTGGTATTGATGTGCCTTCTCAAGGGGAGGTAATTATCGATCATAAGAATATCGCAAAACTGTCTTCCCGTCAACTCATCGATTTTCGATTAAAGAATATTGGATTTGTGTTTCAGTCCTATAATCTGATTCCGGTTTTGACCGCAATTGAAAATGTGGAATTCATTCTTCAATTGCAAGGGCAAGCAAAGCAGGAACGCCGTGAACGGGCGCAACAGCTTTTGAATGATGTCGGTTTAGGTGATCGTATGAATGATCGTCCGGCTCAGCTTTCGGGAGGACAGCAGCAGCGGGTTGCAGTAGCCAGAGCATTGGCTTCGCGTCCTCAGTTTGTTTTAGCGGATGAGCCAACGGCTAATCTGGACTCAAAATCCACGGAGAACCTGCTTAATATTATGGAGAAACTGAATCGGGATGAAGGGATAACGTTTATTTTCTCGACTCATGACTCCCGGGTGGTAAGGAAAGCTCGAAGGGTGATTACCATTGAGGATGGCTGTGTGGTAAGTGATAAACGGATGGCTTCGAATAACAGATAA
- a CDS encoding ABC transporter permease, which produces MLLIIAWRNIWRNKLRSFVVIVSVCLGLVGGIFSLAMMYGMINQRVQNIIENEISHIQVHHPKFTENYEMQYVVPDASELKKTLMSAPEVEAVCSRLRIPGMISSAQLGTGVMILGVQADEEQKLTRIHERLVAGTYLEGKRNPIIVGEKLAQKLKVRLRSKIVLTFQPREGELARGAFRIVGIFKTNNSVFDQGQVFVKRSDLVRISGYQDDHVNELALWLKNMDTAPRLSQEFQRKYPGLQFLTWRKIQPDLAMVTDFMAEYFIIFMSIILIALGFAIVNTMLMVVMERIRELGMLMAIGMNRGRVFRMIILESVFLCLVGGIVGVSISYGLITYFGRAGIDLGLFSEGFESVGYASQVYPELESKFYFLIGFMVVGMGIGAAVYPAWKVLRYQPAKALRME; this is translated from the coding sequence ATGCTTTTAATTATAGCCTGGCGAAACATATGGCGAAATAAATTGCGAAGCTTTGTCGTAATTGTTTCGGTATGCCTTGGTTTAGTTGGTGGTATTTTTTCATTGGCCATGATGTATGGTATGATCAACCAAAGGGTACAGAATATAATTGAAAACGAGATTTCACATATACAGGTGCATCATCCCAAATTTACCGAAAATTACGAGATGCAATATGTTGTGCCGGATGCATCTGAATTAAAGAAAACTCTGATGTCTGCTCCTGAGGTGGAGGCGGTATGTTCACGCTTGCGAATTCCTGGAATGATCAGTTCTGCACAGTTGGGGACTGGTGTGATGATCCTTGGTGTTCAGGCTGATGAAGAACAGAAACTTACCCGGATTCATGAACGACTTGTGGCGGGAACTTATCTGGAGGGAAAGCGTAATCCCATTATTGTTGGAGAAAAATTGGCTCAGAAGCTGAAAGTGCGGCTACGGTCGAAAATCGTTCTCACTTTTCAACCACGAGAAGGCGAGTTGGCTCGAGGGGCTTTTCGAATTGTGGGCATCTTTAAGACGAACAATTCCGTATTCGATCAGGGGCAGGTTTTTGTCAAGCGATCCGATTTGGTTCGAATATCGGGCTATCAGGATGATCATGTGAACGAATTGGCTTTATGGCTGAAAAATATGGATACAGCTCCCCGGCTGAGTCAGGAATTTCAGAGAAAATATCCGGGACTCCAGTTTCTCACGTGGCGAAAGATACAGCCAGATCTGGCCATGGTAACCGATTTTATGGCAGAATATTTCATCATTTTCATGAGTATTATCCTAATCGCGCTTGGTTTTGCAATCGTAAACACCATGTTGATGGTGGTCATGGAGAGAATACGGGAATTGGGTATGTTAATGGCCATAGGTATGAATCGGGGCAGAGTGTTTCGGATGATTATTCTCGAAAGTGTTTTTCTTTGTTTGGTGGGGGGAATTGTTGGTGTGAGCATCAGTTATGGACTGATTACATATTTTGGTAGGGCAGGTATCGATTTGGGGCTGTTTTCCGAAGGGTTCGAATCGGTGGGCTATGCTTCACAGGTATATCCCGAATTAGAATCTAAATTTTATTTTCTCATTGGTTTTATGGTTGTTGGTATGGGTATTGGAGCCGCTGTATACCCGGCATGGAAAGTCTTGCGTTACCAACCTGCAAAAGCGTTGAGAATGGAGTAA
- a CDS encoding efflux RND transporter permease subunit — translation MKNIISHFVRYPFYGKLIVSFFVLAGVVSLLNMKKSFFPETESKTITVSMVYPGASPKEVEEGITSRIEDAIRGIVGIKEMNSVSSEGFARVTITTTGDYKLDETLADVKNAVDGIPSFPTGAEKAVVAKIRSTTPAVRMAVTGDVDLLTLKRYSDDIYDDLMRSKKMSQIQISGLPRLELSVEVKEDDLRRHQLTFSEISKAIASNNIDISGGVIKNAKEEILIRSRNRSVDPDQIGEIILRANPDGSYIRLRDVCNIHFQFEDVPYSSYINYNPAVSIRVNKLNNEDLEEISTFCNQYSKEFNEAHTDAKLEVTFDYVNMLQSRLNLLFKNGGYGLLLVVISLALFLSFRLSLWVAWGIPASFLGMFICANLAGVTVNMISLFGMILIIGILVDDGIVIGENIYTHFESGKSPRRAAIDGTMEVVPAVLTSVTTTMVAFLPLLLVTGNMKFLYEMAFVVVACLGISLFESLFVLPSHVGNEKVLNVRKRHTFFNRFRAKIDKGIIFMRDHLYVSFLKRAIKWRWILIFVPICLIFITVGLFGGGFIKSTFFPNVTFDTFNINVAYKPGTNKDITIRELKGFETAVWTVNKELKEKYNEKDDFIKYTNLTAGSAFNGQESGPHAGNITVTLRDMEGSPISSFDISNRVKKKIGDVNQAEKFTIGSFNRWGAAVSVSLLGNDLAELNAANLFFQDELRKMTSLYNINDNNPLGSREVRLKLKDKAYYLGMDLAGITAQVRQGFFGGQSQRLQEGKDEIKVWVRYPKSDRVFIGQMENMRIRTPKGEYPLSELVDYDILRGPVSIQRYNGAREIRVEADLLDPNEPVPPILEEVTNNIIPVLKEKFPSVRPEFQGQQKRSAEDIAEMKIYFSIAFIAIMFIVMIHFRSFTQGMIVIFMVPLGIIGSTWGHGIEGVQVSMLSVWGMVALSGVIINDAVVFLSKYNSNLREGMQPEAAVFAAGKARFRAIVLTTVTTSVGLYPLILENSFQAQFLIPMAIALAYGVLVGTFFILTLFPVIILVLNDIRCLVRRIWTGEQVKPVDVEPAIKEAKVTLD, via the coding sequence ATGAAAAATATTATATCCCATTTTGTTAGGTATCCCTTCTATGGGAAACTGATAGTTTCATTCTTTGTTTTAGCAGGAGTTGTTTCCCTGTTGAACATGAAGAAATCATTTTTCCCTGAAACGGAATCTAAGACGATCACAGTATCTATGGTTTATCCCGGAGCTTCTCCTAAGGAGGTTGAAGAGGGGATTACATCCCGAATAGAGGATGCTATCCGTGGTATTGTGGGTATTAAAGAGATGAATTCGGTTTCATCCGAAGGATTTGCCCGTGTTACCATTACCACAACGGGCGATTACAAATTAGACGAGACCCTTGCTGATGTTAAGAACGCTGTTGATGGAATTCCTTCTTTTCCAACAGGAGCGGAAAAAGCAGTGGTTGCGAAAATTCGTTCAACCACGCCTGCGGTTAGAATGGCCGTTACCGGCGATGTCGATTTGCTGACACTTAAGCGTTATTCTGATGATATTTATGATGATTTGATGCGTTCTAAAAAGATGTCGCAGATACAAATTTCGGGACTGCCACGTTTGGAACTTTCTGTTGAGGTAAAGGAAGATGACCTGCGTCGTCATCAGTTAACTTTTTCTGAAATATCAAAAGCCATTGCCAGTAATAATATTGATATTTCCGGTGGTGTTATTAAAAATGCCAAGGAAGAAATTCTAATTCGATCGCGTAATCGTTCGGTGGATCCGGATCAGATAGGGGAGATCATTTTGCGAGCTAATCCTGATGGATCATATATCCGATTAAGAGATGTTTGTAATATCCATTTTCAGTTTGAAGATGTGCCGTATTCGTCATATATAAATTACAATCCAGCCGTTTCAATTCGGGTAAATAAATTAAATAATGAGGACTTGGAGGAAATCTCGACGTTCTGTAATCAATACTCAAAAGAATTTAACGAGGCCCATACGGATGCCAAGTTGGAAGTTACTTTCGACTATGTAAATATGTTACAATCTCGCTTGAATTTATTGTTTAAGAATGGGGGCTATGGATTACTTCTGGTGGTTATTTCTTTAGCCTTGTTTTTATCTTTTCGTTTATCTCTATGGGTCGCATGGGGAATTCCAGCTTCCTTTTTAGGCATGTTTATTTGTGCCAACCTTGCGGGGGTGACCGTTAATATGATCTCTCTTTTTGGTATGATTCTGATCATTGGTATTCTGGTAGATGATGGAATTGTGATTGGAGAGAATATCTATACGCATTTTGAAAGCGGTAAGAGCCCCAGACGCGCTGCTATTGATGGAACGATGGAGGTTGTGCCAGCTGTTTTAACCTCAGTAACAACCACAATGGTTGCATTTTTACCTCTTCTGCTTGTGACCGGGAATATGAAATTTCTTTACGAAATGGCTTTTGTCGTTGTGGCTTGTTTGGGGATTTCTCTTTTCGAGAGTTTGTTTGTTTTGCCAAGTCATGTTGGAAATGAAAAGGTTTTAAATGTAAGGAAGCGACATACGTTTTTCAATCGCTTTCGGGCTAAAATTGATAAGGGTATCATTTTTATGCGCGATCATCTCTACGTTTCTTTTCTCAAAAGAGCGATTAAATGGCGCTGGATCTTAATCTTTGTTCCAATCTGTTTAATATTTATAACAGTAGGTTTATTTGGCGGTGGTTTTATTAAAAGTACATTCTTTCCCAATGTAACCTTTGACACCTTCAACATCAATGTCGCCTATAAACCAGGAACCAATAAGGATATTACGATTAGGGAATTAAAGGGTTTTGAAACCGCAGTTTGGACTGTCAACAAGGAGTTGAAGGAAAAATACAATGAAAAGGATGATTTTATTAAATATACAAATCTGACAGCCGGTTCTGCATTTAACGGACAAGAGTCAGGTCCGCATGCAGGGAATATTACGGTTACCCTCCGTGATATGGAGGGATCTCCTATTTCAAGTTTCGATATTTCGAATCGTGTTAAGAAAAAGATTGGTGATGTCAATCAAGCTGAAAAATTTACCATTGGTTCATTTAATCGTTGGGGAGCTGCCGTTTCAGTCAGTCTTTTGGGGAATGACCTGGCTGAATTGAATGCTGCAAATCTCTTTTTTCAGGATGAGCTTCGAAAAATGACATCCCTTTACAATATCAATGATAACAATCCTTTGGGAAGTCGTGAGGTCAGACTGAAATTGAAGGATAAGGCTTATTATTTGGGAATGGATTTGGCCGGGATTACCGCTCAGGTTCGTCAGGGATTTTTTGGAGGGCAATCACAGCGACTCCAGGAAGGAAAAGATGAGATTAAAGTGTGGGTGCGTTACCCCAAAAGCGATCGGGTTTTTATAGGTCAGATGGAGAACATGCGAATCAGAACACCGAAAGGGGAGTATCCCTTGTCGGAACTGGTGGATTATGATATATTAAGAGGCCCGGTAAGTATCCAGCGTTATAATGGGGCCAGAGAAATTCGTGTTGAAGCTGACTTGTTGGATCCGAATGAACCTGTACCGCCAATACTTGAGGAAGTTACAAACAATATTATTCCGGTACTTAAGGAAAAGTTTCCAAGTGTACGCCCCGAGTTTCAGGGACAACAAAAGCGTTCGGCTGAAGATATTGCTGAAATGAAAATCTATTTTTCCATTGCTTTTATTGCGATCATGTTTATTGTGATGATTCACTTTCGAAGTTTCACTCAAGGTATGATTGTGATCTTTATGGTTCCTTTAGGCATTATCGGATCGACATGGGGGCATGGTATAGAGGGGGTTCAAGTATCCATGCTTAGTGTTTGGGGGATGGTCGCTCTTTCCGGGGTGATTATTAACGATGCCGTCGTTTTTCTCTCCAAATACAATTCGAATTTGAGGGAAGGTATGCAGCCCGAAGCCGCAGTTTTTGCAGCGGGTAAAGCGCGTTTTCGAGCCATTGTTTTAACAACTGTTACGACATCTGTTGGTCTCTACCCACTTATACTTGAGAATTCATTTCAGGCTCAATTCCTTATTCCAATGGCAATTGCTTTAGCTTATGGCGTGTTGGTCGGAACCTTCTTTATCTTAACTCTTTTCCCTGTTATTATTCTTGTTTTGAATGATATTAGGTGCCTGGTACGAAGGATTTGGACTGGAGAACAAGTTAAGCCTGTTGATGTGGAACCCGCTATAAAGGAAGCAAAGGTAACTCTTGATTAA
- a CDS encoding outer membrane lipoprotein-sorting protein, producing the protein MKVVLKYTHTKWFILLFTCLMMNQALAQQDSLSAREILRIADEKMRGLSSEGEYSMTIVRPTWSRTVIMKSWSKGTEYSMIYITSPAREKGQVFLKREKDMWNWVPSIERLIKIPPSMMMQSWMGSDFTNDDLLKESSVLKDYNHVLSGEENIRGYDCYKLSLYPREDAAVVWGKLVMWISKEGYHRLKTEYYDEDQYLINEENLFDIRRMDDREIPTRMEMVPMDKKGNKTIFRFLNVKFDIDIKESFFSQQNMKRVR; encoded by the coding sequence ATGAAAGTCGTTCTTAAATACACTCATACTAAATGGTTTATTCTGCTATTTACCTGTCTGATGATGAATCAGGCTTTGGCTCAGCAGGACAGCCTTAGTGCCAGGGAAATTTTGCGGATTGCAGATGAAAAAATGAGGGGGTTAAGTAGTGAAGGGGAATACAGCATGACCATTGTTCGCCCCACATGGTCGAGAACAGTCATCATGAAATCATGGTCGAAGGGAACTGAATATTCTATGATTTACATTACATCTCCTGCCAGAGAGAAGGGGCAGGTTTTTCTGAAAAGGGAAAAAGACATGTGGAATTGGGTGCCTTCCATTGAGCGCCTGATTAAAATTCCACCTTCGATGATGATGCAATCCTGGATGGGGTCTGATTTTACCAATGACGATTTATTGAAAGAATCTTCTGTGTTAAAGGACTACAATCACGTCCTATCAGGAGAGGAAAACATTCGGGGTTACGATTGCTATAAGTTATCCCTGTACCCCAGGGAGGATGCGGCTGTGGTATGGGGTAAGCTGGTGATGTGGATCAGCAAAGAGGGGTATCACCGTCTGAAAACCGAGTATTATGACGAAGATCAGTATCTGATTAATGAGGAGAATTTGTTTGATATTCGCAGAATGGACGATAGGGAAATTCCAACCCGAATGGAAATGGTACCAATGGATAAAAAGGGGAATAAAACCATCTTTCGGTTTCTGAATGTGAAATTTGATATCGATATAAAGGAAAGTTTTTTTAGTCAACAGAACATGAAACGGGTTCGGTAA